The stretch of DNA AAGCACCGTTGAAGTGCAAGTCATGCCAGAGCTGATCCTTTTCGGTGGGACGATTCTCACCGGGAACTGCCTTGCCGAAAACAAGCCGCAGATTGTTACCTCAATAGCCTTTGCAAATGGCAAAGTGCTGGCCGTCGGCTCAGACGATGACATCAAGCGAATCGCTGGGCCACAGACGTGGCTCCACGATCTCAATGGAGCATTTGTTATGCCGGGGTTGAATGATGCGCATGTGCACCTTGGCGGCGCGGGGCAGACCAAGCTCAATGTGGACTTGACCGGCTCGAAGTCGCTCGACGAAATGCTGCGACGCGTTCAGGCGAAAGCAAACGAAAGCCCGGCTGGACACTGGCTCACTGGCGGAGGATGGGACCATACGCTTTGGGCGAACAAGACACTACCCACGCGGCAGGATCTGGATCGAGTTACAAGTGGTCATCCGACGCTGCTGGAGCGGATCGACGGGCACATCGCCGTGGCCAATTCTGCGGCCCTGGCTGCGGCGGGAATCACGGGCAAGACGAAAGCTCCGCAGGGCGGCGCGATTGATCTCGACGCAAGCCGGGAGCCTACCGGCATTCTGCGCGACACGGCGATGGAAGTGGCAGAAAAGACCATTCCGCCGCCCTCGCATGAGGATCGGCGGCACGGACTGGAACTTGCCATTCAGGATGCCGTTTCGCATGGCCTTACTTCGGTGCAGGATTACTCGGATTGGCAGGATTTTCTCGTCTTCGAGGAACTTGAAAAAGAGAACAAGCTTCCGCTGCGCATCAGCGAATGGCTGACTTTCAATGATCCGATCGACGTGTTGAAGGAGCATCGCTCGCATCATGACGTGAACGATCCGATGCTGCATACGGGCATGTTGAAGGGCTTCATGGATGGCTCGCTCGGCTCGCACACAGCGGCGATGAAAGCGCCTTATGCCGATGAACCAAATAACTCCGGACTGCCGCGATACGACCAGGCGAAGCTGAATGCGATGGCCGTTGAGCGCGCTCAGGCTGGCTTCCAGCTTGGCTTTCACGCCATCGGCGATAGGGCCGCGGCCATGGCTCTTGACGCTTTCTCGCAGACTTACGACGCTTGCCCCGAACTTGCACCGCAGGACAAGAATCCATACAAGGTTTCGCGCTGCTGGCCTACCGTGTCGCAGGGCCACCGTGACCGCGTTGAACATGCGCAGGTCGTCGATCCGGCGGACATTGCGCGCTTCGCCAAACTTGGTGTGATTGCTTCGATGCAGCCGAATCACTTGCTCACCGACATGAACTGGGCGATGGATCGACTGGGCCCGGAGCGCGCTACGCATTCGTATGCTTGGAAAGCGTTTCTTGATGCGGGTGTGGTTGTAGCCTTTGGCACCGACTATCCTGTGGAGCCGGTCACACCGTTTCGCGGCCTTTATGCGGCTGTAACGCGAACCAACGAAGACGGGACGAAGAGCTATTTCCCCAAGGATGCGCTGACTCGCGCCCAGGCTCTTTATGCTTACACGCAAGGTTCTGCTTATGCCGAATTTGCGGAGAAGCGCAAAGGAAAGCTGGAACCGGGATACGAGGCCGACTTCATTCTGCTGGACCGCAATCTGCTCACAGTTCCTGCGCATGAGATTCTCGGAACCAAGGTGCTTGAAACCGTTGTTGGCGGCAAAACTGTCTACAAGGCACAACCGTGAAACTCCGCGCGTATCTTCTGATGCTCTTCACGGTCGCCGTATGGGGCACGACGTTTGTGCTGGTCAAGGACGCGCTTGCGGATGCAACGCCGCTTGCCTTCAACCTGGCGCGCATGGTGTTGGCGTTCCTGGCGCTTTCGATTGCTTATCGGCGTCACTGGCGTGAGGTGAGCCGAGGCCAGTTGATAGCGGGCGCGGTTGTCGGATTTTTCCTGGCGATGGGGTACCAGTTTCAGACGGCTGGTCTGGTCAAGACGACTCCTTCGAAGTCCGCGTTCATTACTGGCCTGGTGGTGGTTCTGGTGCCTCTGTTTTCGGTGATTCCGTGGCTGCGGCCGCCAGGCGCGAAGGCTCCGCGCTGGAATTCGTTTCTTGGCGCGCTGCTGGCTTTCGCGGGCATTTTGTTGTTAACTCTGCCAGCCAATGCTGTTGGTAAACAGGCCGGTCTGTTGCCGGATTTTACTTCGGTCAATATTGGCGATCTGCTTACCTTTGGCTGTGCGATTGGGTTTGCCTTTCACTGCCTGGCTCTGGGTCATGCTTCGCCGCGCATCCACTTTCAACCGCTGGCTTTATTGCAGGTGGGCTTCTGCGCATTTTTTATGGCGGTTAGTCTGCCGTTGATTGAGCATCCGCAGATGCATCTTACTTTGCGTCTTTGCGTGGCACTTGCAGTTGCGGCGGTACTGGCTACGGCTGCGGCGTTCTCTATTCAAAGCTGGGCTCAGTCGGTGCTGCCGGCGACGCACACAGCTCTGCTGATGACGCTGGAGCCGGTCTTTGCGTGGATCACCTCTTTCCTTGTGATGGGCGAACGGCTGGGTGTTCGTCCGGCGTCAGGCGCGATTCTTATCCTGGCTGGAATTGCGCTGACGGAGCTGGTTCCTCAGCCTCATGTGCCGACGGCGCATGAGGCTTGATGCGGGTGTGAAACATCGGAGTGTTCCACGTGGAACAATTCTCTTGTGTTTTTTGCCTCAAGAGATGTCAAGCGAGTCATGGTGGATGTGGTTGGATGCGAATGACTTATATTTGCAGGGAATTTCGGGTATTTGTGCCTCCGTTTTTATCGGCATTTGCGGATATCGCGCGCACGCTATATTCGCACTGAGCGGCCGAATGTCACGCCTCATCGATCGCCCCGGGCAATGATGTCTACGGAATGATGAAGGCTCCGGGAATCTTTGCGTCCAGGGTTGCCAAAGTCGCGCCGTGAGCCTTTGCCAGTTGCACAAGGTGACCGTCTGTGGTTTGGCTGGCGGTCTTGACCCATCCAGGAAGATGCGAGATATCCTGACCGTCCTCGATCAGGCTGATTGAGTAACCGGGAGCTTCTTTGAGTTGCACCAGGAGCATTTTTGCTTGTGCCACGGTAAATCCGTAGGCCTGTGCCTGCACAAGTATTCGGACAAACCCGAGTTCCGTGATCGAACAGGTAAGCAATTGCAACGACGGTTGCGCTCGCAGCCAGACAGCCACCCTTTCATGAAACGCGTGTTCCAAGAGGCCGAGGGCGATTAAGGCGTTCACGTCCAGCAGATACTTCACGGAAAGTCCGCTAGCATCTCTGCTACTTGTTCGCTGGTCAAAATCGGAGCGTCAGGACCAGCGGTCAATACGGGCAAGCCCGTGATCGGATCGGTAATGATCTTGAGTTCGCGCTTCCCCTGCCGCTGGGGCGTGAGAACAATGCGGCCTGACTCGATGCTGGCATCGAGCGGATCGCCGGCGCGAATACCGAGTTTTCTGCGCAGCGGGCCGGGGAGAACGATTTGGCCTTTAGTGGAAACGCGCGTCTGCATGGTAAGACAATCTTACCCTCGCGGGCTTCCTGCGGCAAGGAGCGGAGTTCGCGGGGAAGATTCCAGCACCTCGCAAGTTTCCGTTGCGAGATGCGGGCTTGTTATTTTTCCTCTGCCACCTGAACTGGCCGGTGGTCAGGAATTTCCTCTTAATCTGTGTCGGGCGGCCGGTTGGATGGCTTCTGGTGCAGGAAGTGATCGGTCGGAATGGTCTGAGTGATCGGTTCGAATGCCCGCGGCTTTTGCAAGAGATCGAAGCAGTCTCCGAGGTTGTTGGCGCGGCTGTCGGCGACTCCCAGGGTGGACAATCCAAAGATCGATTCGATGAATGCCGCGACGCTCGTGCTTTCGTACTGCACGTGAGAGACGTAGCCACGTTTTGCGTAGGGTGAGATGACCATCATCGGAACCCGGACGCCGAGGCCCCAGTCGTCGAGTTGCGGCGGCGGGACATGGTCGTAGAAGCCGCCCCAATCGTCCCAATAGACGACGATTGCGGTCGAGTCCCAGAACTGACTTTGGCCGATTTCGTTCACGATGGATGCGACCCAGGACGGCCCTGCGGGGCTGCTTGTGCCGGGATGATCGGAGTTGGCAAAGTCCGGCACGACCCAGGTGACTGGGGCGAGAAAGCCGCCCTGAACGTCGCTGAGGATCTGCGTTTCGGGAGAGATCACTTTGGTGGTCCAGTCGCTGCTGTAACGGATGGTGGAGAAAGCATCATAGGCGGACCAGATATCGCCTAAATCGTCGATGGCCGGCGCGTAGAATCTCCAGTCCATTCCTTTGGCATCGAGTTCGCTTCCGAGTGTCGCATCGCTGAAGCACGGAAATACGCCCGGCCCCAGTTGGCGATTGGGGAGGAGAGTCGGCACGGTAGTTCCTGGAGGAGCGTCGCAGCCCCAGATGCTGGAATTCGGCAGATTAACAATGCTTGACCTGGCGGCGACAAGAAACTGGTGTGCATCGAAGCTGGAGTCAATTTGCGATGTGAAGAATCTGTCTGCCAGGACGTAATTACTTGCCATGGCGAAGTAGGGCACGGTTTCGGATGGCTCGACGTAGCTGAACTCTGCGTTTGCCGGAATGCTGGTTGGACAACTCCCGCTATAACAGGCCGGCGTGGGGCCGCCGTCCTTGTCGAAGCCGTTCATTGCGCCGTTGTTCCAGTCGGTGAGGAAGTCATTCAATTCGTGGCCGAGATCGTATCCGCCTTCGATGGGCAAAGGTTGCAACGGGATTGTGGAGCCGGAGGAGAGAGTTGCAGTCGAGACAGTATCGGCGCCGGGGAAGCCATGGAAGAGGTTGTCGAAGCTTCGATTTTCCTGAACGATCACCACGACGTGCTTGATCTTGCTGGAAAATTCGGGGCTCAAGCTAGTCCTGGGGTTCAGGGTAGCAGTCTTCGTGTTACATCCCAGGCAAGTGGAAAGTAATGCTGTTGTAACCAGAAGCAGCGCGGGCCTTGCCGGGAAATACCGGCGCGCTTTGCTTTGTAAGTAAGTCAGGCAACTCAAGTTAGGTAATTCCTTTTTTTTGAATTTTTTTTGCATACAGGTACGACTTTCTTGCATGACAAATGCTGCGGCCGCGATTGACGAGCAGGGAATCACCGGGAACTCGCGAGCAAGGAGTTCCCTCAAGACGGTGATTGGGGGGAGAGTCACAGGGGAGTCCACTCCCCTGTGATGGGACGGGGAATGGGCTGGCGAGTTTACATGGCGCAGAACTAAATTTCTTCTGTATCTATAAGAAAGAGCGGGAGATGCCGAGACTTGCTGAATTACCTCGGCGCTGGCTCGGCTGAATCTGCGAGGGCGTAGGCGAGGACGGTCATGACCGCTGCGTTTTCGCTCAGTTCGCGGGGGTTGACCTTGTCGAAGGTGTCGGCCGGGGTGTGGTGATAGTTGAAGTAGAAGCGTCCGTCTTGCGATGGGGCGAAGCTGGGCACGCCTTTTTCGGTGAGAACGTTGATGTCTTCGCCGGTCTCGGGGGAGCTGCGGAAGGTGTTGGCGCCGATTGGTTCGAGGGCCTGAGCTACGGGGCGA from Acidicapsa acidisoli encodes:
- a CDS encoding AbrB/MazE/SpoVT family DNA-binding domain-containing protein; its protein translation is MQTRVSTKGQIVLPGPLRRKLGIRAGDPLDASIESGRIVLTPQRQGKRELKIITDPITGLPVLTAGPDAPILTSEQVAEMLADFP
- a CDS encoding alkaline phosphatase family protein, whose translation is MSPEFSSKIKHVVVIVQENRSFDNLFHGFPGADTVSTATLSSGSTIPLQPLPIEGGYDLGHELNDFLTDWNNGAMNGFDKDGGPTPACYSGSCPTSIPANAEFSYVEPSETVPYFAMASNYVLADRFFTSQIDSSFDAHQFLVAARSSIVNLPNSSIWGCDAPPGTTVPTLLPNRQLGPGVFPCFSDATLGSELDAKGMDWRFYAPAIDDLGDIWSAYDAFSTIRYSSDWTTKVISPETQILSDVQGGFLAPVTWVVPDFANSDHPGTSSPAGPSWVASIVNEIGQSQFWDSTAIVVYWDDWGGFYDHVPPPQLDDWGLGVRVPMMVISPYAKRGYVSHVQYESTSVAAFIESIFGLSTLGVADSRANNLGDCFDLLQKPRAFEPITQTIPTDHFLHQKPSNRPPDTD
- a CDS encoding DMT family transporter gives rise to the protein MKLRAYLLMLFTVAVWGTTFVLVKDALADATPLAFNLARMVLAFLALSIAYRRHWREVSRGQLIAGAVVGFFLAMGYQFQTAGLVKTTPSKSAFITGLVVVLVPLFSVIPWLRPPGAKAPRWNSFLGALLAFAGILLLTLPANAVGKQAGLLPDFTSVNIGDLLTFGCAIGFAFHCLALGHASPRIHFQPLALLQVGFCAFFMAVSLPLIEHPQMHLTLRLCVALAVAAVLATAAAFSIQSWAQSVLPATHTALLMTLEPVFAWITSFLVMGERLGVRPASGAILILAGIALTELVPQPHVPTAHEA
- a CDS encoding amidohydrolase family protein, with amino-acid sequence MRLFHSASAVIAIVVAVLSFAAMPLPAQQAQLDVTVKDVTGAVVPGAVIQIDPTPCAAETTEKADVQGKAVIGAHPGRHTIVVKAQGFVPWSQQIDVMDGTRQPVITALAIGGGSTVEVQVMPELILFGGTILTGNCLAENKPQIVTSIAFANGKVLAVGSDDDIKRIAGPQTWLHDLNGAFVMPGLNDAHVHLGGAGQTKLNVDLTGSKSLDEMLRRVQAKANESPAGHWLTGGGWDHTLWANKTLPTRQDLDRVTSGHPTLLERIDGHIAVANSAALAAAGITGKTKAPQGGAIDLDASREPTGILRDTAMEVAEKTIPPPSHEDRRHGLELAIQDAVSHGLTSVQDYSDWQDFLVFEELEKENKLPLRISEWLTFNDPIDVLKEHRSHHDVNDPMLHTGMLKGFMDGSLGSHTAAMKAPYADEPNNSGLPRYDQAKLNAMAVERAQAGFQLGFHAIGDRAAAMALDAFSQTYDACPELAPQDKNPYKVSRCWPTVSQGHRDRVEHAQVVDPADIARFAKLGVIASMQPNHLLTDMNWAMDRLGPERATHSYAWKAFLDAGVVVAFGTDYPVEPVTPFRGLYAAVTRTNEDGTKSYFPKDALTRAQALYAYTQGSAYAEFAEKRKGKLEPGYEADFILLDRNLLTVPAHEILGTKVLETVVGGKTVYKAQP
- a CDS encoding PIN domain-containing protein; translated protein: MKYLLDVNALIALGLLEHAFHERVAVWLRAQPSLQLLTCSITELGFVRILVQAQAYGFTVAQAKMLLVQLKEAPGYSISLIEDGQDISHLPGWVKTASQTTDGHLVQLAKAHGATLATLDAKIPGAFIIP